The proteins below are encoded in one region of Equus przewalskii isolate Varuska chromosome 1, EquPr2, whole genome shotgun sequence:
- the MAP1A gene encoding microtubule-associated protein 1A isoform X3, translating into METEAGPGRPRGVAMETSPGLGLRSPGSPLAQNPAEPLCEAGAPVAAARWDLRKHSLLIVIGDIGTESQLRAVRAHLEQGILSWNIDLSSFDLNQQLRLFITRHLAHFSSEVKGQRTLCHQSEILETIILVNPSANSISSEVHHLLSSPSAHKLLILSGQSLEPGGDLILQSGTYSYQNFAQVLHNPEIAQLLSNRDPGIQAFLTVSCLGEGDWSHLGLSSSQETLHLRLNPEPTLPTMDGVAEFSEYVSETVDVPSPFDLLEPPTSGGFLKLSKPCCYIFPGGRGDSALFAVNGFNILVDGGSDRKSCFWKLVRHLDRIDSVLLTHIGADNLPGINGLLQRKVAELEEEQSQGSSSYSDWVKNLISPELGVVFFNVPDKLRLPDASRKAKRSIEEACLTLQHLNRLGIQAEPLYRVVSNTIEPLTLFHKMGVGRLDMYVLNPVKDSKEMQFLMQKWAGNSKAKTGIVLANGKEAEISVPYLTSITALVVWLPANPTEKIVRVLFPGNAPQNKILEGLEKLRHLDFLRYPVATQKDLAAGAVPANLKPSKIKQRADSKESLKATTKTAVSKLAKREELAEEGAKEARSELAKELAKTEKKVKESSEKPAEKPAKPERVRTESSEALKAEKRKLIKDKVGKKHLKEKISKLEEKKDKEKKEIKKEKKELKKDEGRKEEKKDAKKEEKRKDTKLEVKKISKSDLKPFTPEVRKTLYKAKAPGRVKMDKSRAARGEKELSSEPRTPPAQKGAVPVPTVSEHRELALSSPEDLTQDFEDMKREERELLAEQRDIGLGEKPLPPDTMEEGLPSIAAQGTPLSVPGLEQEEPVVKEKEAVPDILEEQGSKDRGPDSGAETEEEKDTWEQKKQREAERLPDRTEDRDESEPEVKEDVIEKAELEEMEELHPSDEEEEETKAESFYHKHMQETLKVTPQGKEALGGRDLGLQGKAPEKETSSFLSSLATPAGATEHVSYIQDETIPGYSETEQTISDEEIHDEPEDRPAPPRFPTSTYDLPGPEGPSPFEASQPPDSAIPATSSKGYGAPETELTYPPNMVAAPLAEEEHVSSATSITECDKLSSFATSVAEDQSVASLTAPQTEETGKSSLLLDTVTSIPSSRTEATQGLDYVPSAGTISPTSSLEEDKGFKSPPCEDFSVTGELEKKGEIAGKGLPGERAVEEEEEETANVEMSEKLHSQYGTPMFGVPGHTLHPGEPAFGEVEERCLSPDDSTVKMASPPPSGPPSATHTPFHQSPVEEKSEPQDFQEAGSWEDTKHTPSVGREDAAEETVKPGPEEGTLGEKAKVSPPRSPLAQESPINIAEGHIGCTIQLLPEQDKAIVFETVEAGESTGPILGSEALPRDLRTSLQEPGEPQKDEVLQFPDRGISPEDAESLSVLSVVSPDIANQEAIPKSTCGLTEPQLHKDLWPEVSPEDTRSLSLSEESPSKETSLDISSKQLSPENLGTLQFGELSLGKEEKGPLMQTEDTFHHLAPASIPEPHAGTVSPPTMGTTGYSAQADITDESPEGKLPASSFSHYTLLGDGKHSPGGMTSPGEHILTPDSSLTKSPESLPSPAMEDIAMEWEGKVPELKDRTPEQDKGLEAKDEVLQQKDETLEQKDIVIEQKDTGIDQKDEALEEKNKAVEQQDKALEQKRRDLEQRDTALEQKDKALEPQDKDLEPKDRDLEPKDKDLEPKDRDLEPKDKDLEPKDRDLEPKDKDLEQKDRDLEQKDKDLEQEDKVPEEKDETLEQKIRDFEHKDKVPEDQVPELKGKLLEQTDKAPEQKDKAEEQKDMDLEQKGKALEQKDKVLEKKDQALEQKYWALGQKDEALEQNNKSVKQKDKVLEEKTQEQESLVQEDKTMKPKKILEEKPPEKVEAVEQKEEALPEKTKALGLEESPVQEDKAQEQEEKTWKEQDVVQEWRETSPTREEPFGKQKEPARTWEDTSPEQEDRYWRGREDVALEQDTYWRELSCERKVWFPHELDGQGARPRYTEEGESTFLDEGPDDERKVPPLEHTPQSPWASDFKGFQEPSPQKGLEVERWLAESPVGLPPEEEDKLTRSPFEILSPPSSPPEMARQRVPPAPGEESPISEPKPMLPMRNEPTTPSWLADIPPWVPKDRALPPAPLSPAPAPPTPAPEPHTPVPFSWGTAEYDSVVAAVQEGAAELEGGPYSPLGKDYRKAEGEREEEGGAGAPDSSPCSSKVPEASESHGTKEPEQTEPEQREPTPYPDERSFQYADIYEQMMLTGLGPACPTREPPLGAAGDWPPRISTKEEAAGRNTSAEKELSSPVSPKTLQFDTPTFSYAALAGPTVPARQEPEPRPSVEPSLIPPAVPPRVPIPLSKGPSPPLNGNILSCSPDRRTPSPKESGRGHWDDSTSDSELEKGAREQPEKETQSPSPPHPITAGPPTLWPESEAHTSPSSDSQLGPARPSLDFPASAFGFSSLQPAPPQLPSPAEPRSAPCGSLAFSGDRALALAPGPPTRARHDEYLEVTKAPSLDSSLPQLPSPGSPGAPLLSNLPRPASPVLSEGSSSEATTPVISSVAERFPPGLEAAEQGSVELVPGIEPAAHSLWDLTPLSLAPPASLDLAPAPAPSLPGDMDDGTLPCRLECSGATTKKPSSFQGPSGDCATNGPTETSPNPPGPALTKAEKEEAEVCPAWERGAWPEGADRSSQPDTQLSSEQPLCPGGASGGQPRSTSPETEAGPQGCAAEPRPHRGELSPSFLNPPLPHSTDDSDRSTEEARLVGRGGRRRMGGPGATGGPCPVADETPPTSASDSGSSQSDSDVPPETEECPSITAEAALDSDEDGDFLPVDKAGGISGTHHPRPGHDPPPIPQPDPHPSPPRPDVCMADPEGLSSESGRVERLREKEKAQGRVGRRAPGRAKPASPARRLDLRGKRSPTPGKGPADRASRVPPRPRSTPSQVTPAEEKDGHSPMSKGLVNGLKAGPSDFDPYS; encoded by the coding sequence CTACATCTTCCCCGGTGGCCGTGGGGACTCTGCCCTCTTTGCCGTTAATGGTTTCAACATCCTGGTGGATGGTGGCTCTGATCGCAAGTCCTGCTTCTGGAAGCTGGTACGGCACCTGGACCGCATTGACTCAGTGCTGCTCACACACATCGGGGCAGACAATCTGCCAGGCATCAATGGACTCCTGCAGCGCAAAGTGGCAGAACTGGAGGAGGAGCAGTCCCAGGGCTCTAGCAGCTACAGCGACTGGGTGAAGAACCTCATCTCCCCTGAGCTCGGAGTTGTCTTTTTCAACGTGCCTGATAAGCTGCGGCTGCCTGATGCCTCCCGGAAGGCTAAGCGCAGCATTGAGGAGGCCTGCCTCACGCTGCAGCACCTAAACCGTCTGGGCATCCAAGCCGAGCCTCTGTACCGTGTGGTCAGCAACACCATTGAGCCGCTGACCCTCTTCCACAAGATGGGTGTGGGCCGGCTGGACATGTACGTCCTCAACCCTGTCAAGGACAGCAAGGAGATGCAGTTCCTCATGCAAAAGTGGGCAGGCAATAGTAAAGCTAAGACAGGCATTGTGCTGGCTAATGGGAAGGAGGCTGAGATCTCGGTGCCCTACCTGACATCTATCACTGCTCTGGTGGTCTGGCTACCAGCCAACCCCACTGAGAAGATTGTGCGTGTGCTTTTTCCAGGGAATGCTCCCCAGAACAAGATCTTGGAGGGCCTGGAAAAGCTTCGGCACCTGGACTTCCTGCGCTACCCTGTGGCCACACAGAAGGACCTGGCTGCTGGGGCTGTGCCTGCTAACCTCAAACCTAGCAAAATCAAACAGCGGGCTGACAGCAAGGAGAGCCTCAAGGCCACAACCAAGACAGCTGTGAGTAAGCTGGCCAAACGGGAGGAGCTGGCTGAAGAGGGAGCCAAGGAGGCCCGCTCAGAACTGGCCAAAGAGTTAGCTAAGACAGAGAAGAAGGTAAAAGAGTCATCTGAGAAGCCTGCAGAGAAGCCTGCCAAGCCTGAGAGGGTGCGGACAGAGTCGAGTGAGGCATTGAAGGCAGAGAAGCGAAAGCTGATCAAAGACAAGGTGGGGAAGAAGCACCTGAAAGAAAAGATATCAAagctagaagagaaaaaagacaaagagaaaaaagagatcaagaaggagaagaaggagctcaagaaagatgaaggaaggaaggaggagaagaaggatgccaagaaggaggagaagaggaaagatacCAAACTTGAGGTCAAGAAGATTTCTAAGTCAGACCTGAAGCCCTTTACCCCTGAGGTACGTAAGACACTCTACAAAGCCAAGGCCCCTGGCAGAGTCAAGATGGACAAGAGCCGGGCTGCCCGTGGGGAGAAGGAGCTGTCCTCTGAGCCCCGGACACCACCAGCCCAGAAGGGAGCTGTACCAGTCCCAACAGTCAGTGAGCACAGGGAGCTGGCCCTGTCTTCACCAGAGGATCTCACACAGGACTTTGAGGACATGAAGCGTGAGGAGAGGGAGTTACTAGCTGAACAAAGGGACATAGGACTAGGAGAGAAACCACTCCCTCCAGACACTATGGAGGAGGGACTCCCAAGCATAGCTGCCCAGGGGACGCCACTCTCTGTCCCAGGGCTGGAACAAGAAGAGCCTGtggtgaaggagaaagaggctgTTCCAGACATCCTTGAGGAACAAGGCAGCAAGGACAGAGGCCCAGACTCTGGGgcagaaacagaggaagagaaagatacCTGGGAGCaaaagaagcagagggaagcagagaggctTCCCGATAGAACAGAAGACAGAGACGAAAGTGAACCTGAGGTAAAGGAGGATGTGATAGAGAAGGCTGAGTTAGAAGAAATGGAGGAGTTACACCCttcagatgaggaagaggaagagacaaaggCTGAGAGTTTTTACCACAAACATATGCAGGAAACCTTGAAGGTAACTCCACAGGGCAAGGAGGCTCTTGGAGGCCGGGATCTGGGACTCCAAGGCAAGGCCCCGGAGAAGGAGACTTCGTCATTCCTAAGCAGCCTGGCCACACCTGCAGGAGCCACTGAACATGTCTCTTACATCCAGGATGAAACAATCCCTGGCTACTCAGAGACCGAGCAGACTATCTCAGATGAAGAGATCCATGATGAGCCAGAGGACCGCCCAGCTCCACCGAGATTTCCTACAAGTACATATGACCTCCCTGGGCCTGAAGGTCCTAGCCCCTTTGAGGCTAGCCAGCCTCCAGACAGTGCTATTCCTGCCACCTCCAGCAAAGGCTATGGAGCACCAGAAACTGAACTTACCTACCCCCCAAACATGGTGGCCGCTCCTTTGGCTGAAGAAGAGCACGTGTCCTCAGCCACCTCAATCACTGAGTGTGACAAGCTTTCTTCCTTTGCCACATCTGTGGCTGAGGACCAATCTGTGGCTTCACTCACAGCTCCCCAGACAGAGGAGACAGGCAAGAGCTCACTGCTACTTGACACAGTCACAAGCATCCCCTCCTCCCGCACTGAAGCCACTCAAGGCTTGGACTATGTGCCATCAGCTGGTACCATCTCACCCACCTCCTCACTGGAAGAAGACAAGGGCTTCAAATCACCACCCTGTGAGGATTTCTCTGTGACTGGGGAattggagaagaaaggagagattgCAGGGAAAGGCTTACCTGGAGAGAGAGCcgtggaagaggaagaggaggagactgCAAATGTAGAGATGTCTGAGAAACTTCACAGTCAATATGGAACCCCGATGTTTGGTGTCCCTGGGCACACCCTACATCCAGGGGAACCAGCCTTCGGAGAAGTGGAGGAGCGCTGCCTCAGCCCAGATGACAGCACAGTAAAGATGGCCTCTCCTCCACCATCTGGCCCACCCAGTGCCACCCATACACCCTTTCATCAGTCTCCAGTGGAAGAAAAGTCTGAGCCCCAAGACTTTCAGGAAGCAGGCTCCTGGGAAGACACTAAGCATACACCAAGTGTGGGCAGAGAAGATGCTGCAGAGGAGACAGTCAAGCCAGGGCCTGAAGAGGGCACACTAGGGGAGAAGGCAAAGGTCTCTCCTCCCAGGAGTCCCCTGGCCCAGGAATCACCCATCAATATTGCTGAGGGACATATAGGCTGCACCATCCAACTGTTGCCAGAACAGGACAAAGCAATAGTCTTTGAGACTGTGGAGGCAGGAGAATCCACAGGCCCAATCCTGGGATCAGAAGCCCTCCCCAGAGATTTGAGAACATCACTCCAAGAACCTGGCGAACCTCAGAAAGATGAGGTGCTCCAATTTCCTGACCGAGGCATCTCCCCTGAAGATGCAgagtctctctctgtcctcagcgTGGTCTCCCCAGACATCGCCAACCAAGAAGCCATCCCCAAGTCTACCTGTGGCCTGACAGAACCACAGCTACACAAAGACCTTTGGCCAGAAGTATCTCCAGAAGATACCCGGTCACTTTCTCTGTCAGAAGAGAGTCCCAGCAAGGAGACCTCTCTGGATATCTCTTCTAAGCAGCTGTCTCCAGAAAACCTTGGCACCCTCCAGTTTGGGGAACTAAgccttggaaaggaagaaaaggggccTCTGATGCAGACTGAGGACACCTTTCACCACCTAGCCCCTGCATCTATTCCAGAACCCCATGCAGGCACAGTGTCACCTCCCACAATGGGGACCACAGGATACTCTGCACAGGCAGACATCACAGATGAGAGCCCTGAAGGAAAATTACCTGCCAGCTCCTTCTCTCACTATACACTGTTGGGAGATGGGAAGCACTCACCTGGAGGGATGACAAGCCCTGGTGAACACATTCTAACACCTGATAGCTCCCTCACCAAGAGTCCCGAGTCTTTGCCAAGCCCTGCCATGGAGGACATTGCCATGGAGTGGGAAGGTAAAGTTCCAGAGTTGAAAGACAGAACACCAGAGCAGGACAAGGGACTTGAGGCAAAGGATGAAGTCCTACAGCAGAAGGATGAAACTCTGGAGCAGAAGGATATTGTCATAGAGCAGAAGGATACAGGCATTGATCAGAAGGATGAGGCtctggaagaaaagaacaaggctGTGGAACAGCAGGATAAGGCTTTAGAACAAAAACGCAGAGACTTAGAACAAAGGGACACAGCCCTGGAACAGAAGGACAAGGCCCTGGAACCACAAGACAAAGACTTAGAACCAAAAGACAGAGACTTAGAGCCAAAAGACAAAGACTTAGAACCAAAAGACAGAGACTTAGAGCCAAAAGACAAAGACTTAGAACCAAAAGACAGAGACTTAGAGCCAAAAGACAAAGACttagaacaaaaagacagagacttAGAACAAAAAGATAAGGACCTGGAACAGGAGGACAAGGTtccagaagagaaagatgaaaccTTAGAACAAAAAATCAGAGATTTTGAACATAAAGACAAGGTTCCAGAGGACCAGGTCCCTGAACTGAAGGGCAAACTCCTAGAACAGACAGACAAAGCCCCTGAACAGAAGGACAAGGCCGAGGAACAAAAAGACATGGACTTAGAACAAAAAGGCAAGGCCCTGGAACAGAAGGACAAGGTCTTGGAAAAGAAGGATCAGGCCTTAGAACAAAAATATTGGGCCTTAGGACAGAAGGATGAAGCCCTGGAACAAAACAATAAGTCTGTTAAACAGAAAGATAAGGTTCTTGAAGAAAAAACTCAGGAGCAGGAGAGCCTAGTACAGGAGGATAAAACCATGAAACCAAAGAAGATCCTAGAGGAAAAACCTCCAGAAAAAGTCGAGGCTGTGGAACAGAAGGAAGAAGCTCTGCCAGAGAAGACTAAAGCTCTGGGACTAGAAGAGAGCCCAGTGCAGGAGGACAAGGcccaggagcaggaagagaagaccTGGAAGGAGCAGGATGTGGTCCAGGAGTGGAGAGAAACATCTCCAACCAGAGAGGAgccatttggaaaacagaaagagcCTGCCCGGACATGGGAGGACACATCTCCTGAGCAGGAGGACAGGTactggaggggcagagaggatgTAGCCCTGGAACAGGACACATACTGGAGGGAGCTGAGCTGTGAGCGGAAGGTTTGGTTCCCTCATGAGCTAGATGGCCAGGGGGCCCGGCCACGGTACACAGAAGAGGGGGAGAGCACTTTCCTCGATGAGGGACCAGATGATGAGCGTAAAGTGCCCCCCTTGGAGCACACACCCCAGAGTCCCTGGGCCTCAGACTTCAAGGGTTTCCAGGAGCCCTCCCCACagaaggggctggaggtggaACGCTGGCTTGCTGAGTCACCAGTTGGGCTGCCACCAGAGGAAGAGGACAAGCTGACCCGCTCCCCTTTTGAGATTCTTTCTCCGCCATCCTCTCCACCTGAGATGGCTAGACAGAGggttcctccagccccaggagaaGAGAGCCCTATCTCAGAGCCTAAGCCCATGCTACCTATGAGGAATgaacccaccaccccctcctgGCTGGCTGACATCCCACCATGGGTGCCCAAGGACAGGGCCCTGCCCCCTGCACCCctctctccagctccagctcccccCACACCTGCTCCAGAGCCACACACTCCTGTGCCCTTCTCCTGGGGCACAGCTGAGTATGACAGTGTGGTGGCTGCAGTGCAGGAGGGGGCAGCTGAGTTGGAAGGTGGGCCATACTCCCCCCTGGGGAAGGACTACCGCAAAGCTGAAGgtgaaagggaagaagaaggtggggctggggctcctgACAGTAGCCCCTGCAGCTCAAAGGTCCCAGAGGCCAGCGAGAGCCATGGTACCAAGGAACCCGAGCAGACAGAGCCAGAACAGAGAGAGCCCACACCCTATCCTGATGAGAGAAGTTTTCAGTACGCAGACATCTATGAGCAGATGATGCTTACTGGGCTTGGCCCTGCGTGCCCCACTAGGGAGCCTCCACTTGGAGCAGCTGGGGATTGGCCCCCACGCATCTCAACCAAGGAGGAGGCTGCTGGCCGAAACACATCTGCAGAGAAGGAGCTTTCATCTCCTGTCTCACCCAAGACTCTCCAATTCGACACTCCAACCTTCAGCTATGCAGCCCTGGCGGGACCCACTGTACCTGCCAGGCAGGAGCCTGAGCCAAGGCCAAGTGTGGAGCCCAGCCTCATCCCACCTGCAGTACCCCCCCGTGTTCCTATCCCCTTGAGCAAAGGCCCAAGCCCCCCTCTTAATGGCAACATCCTGAGCTGTAGCCCAGATAGGAGAACTCCATCCCCTAAGGAATCAGGCCGAGGTCACTGGGATGACAGTACTAGTGACTCAGAGCTGGAGAAGGGGGCTCGGGAACAGCCAGAGAAAGAGACCCAGTCCCCAAGTCCTCCTCACCCCATCACTGCGGGGCCTCCCACATTGTGGCCTGAAAGTGAGGCACATACTAGCCCTTCCTCCGACTCACAATTGGGTCCTGCCCGACCCAGCCTGGACTTCCCTGCTTCAGCCTTTGGCTTCTCTTCATTGCAGCCAGCTCCTCCACAGCTGCCCTCTCCAGCTGAACCGCGCTCGGCACCCTGTGGCTCCCTTGCCTTCTCTGGGGACCGAGCTCTtgctctggctccagggcccccCACCAGAGCCCGGCATGATGAGTACCTAGAAGTGACCAAGGCCCCCAGCCTGGACTCCTCACTGCCCCAGCTCCCATCACCTGGCTCTCCTggggcccctctcctctccaatCTTCCACGACCTGCCTCACCAGTCCTGTCTGAAGGCTCCTCCTCTGAGGCCACCACACCTGTGATTTCAAGTGTGGCTGAGCGCTTTCCTCCTGGCCTGGAGGCTGCGGAACAGGGATCTGTAGAGCTGGTCCCAGGAATAGAACCAGCTGCCCACAGCCTCTGGGACCTCACTCCTCTGAGCCTTGCACCTCCAGCTTCACTGGACttggctccagctccagctccaagCCTGCCTGGAGACATGGATGATGGCACCCTGCCCTGCCGCCTGGAGTGCTCAGGGGCAACCACCAAGAAGCCAAGCTCCTTCCAGGGTCCCTCTGGGGATTGTGCCACCAATGGCCCAACTGAAACCAGCCCCAaccccccaggccctgccctaaCCAAGGCTGAGAAAGAAGAGGCCGAGGTCTGCCCTGCCTGGGAACGTGGGGCCTGGCCTGAGGGAGCTGACAGGAGCTCCCAGCCTGACACGCAACTTTCCTCTGAGCAGCCCCTGTGCCCTGGAGGGGCCTCTGGAGGCCAACCTAGAAGTACCTCCCCTGAGACTGAGGCTGGGCCCCAAGGATGTGCTGCTGAGCCCCGGCCCCACCGCGGGGAGCTCTCCCCATCCTTCTTGAACCcacctctgccccactccactgaTGACAGTGACCGCTCAACTGAGGAAGCTCGGCTGGTAGGGAGAGGGGGACGGCGCCGGATGGGGGGCCCAGGGGCCACGGGGGGCCCATGCCCTGTGGCAGATGAGACACCCCCAACGTCAGCCAGTGACTCAGGCTCCTCACAGTCAGATTCTGACGTTCCACCAGAAACTGAGGAGTGTCCATCTATCACAGCTGAGGCAGCCCTTGACTCAGATGAAGATGGGGACTTCCTGCCTGTGGACAAAGCTGGGGGGATCAGTGGAACTCACCATCCCAGGCCTGGCCATGACCCACCCCCTATCCCCCAGCCAGACCCCCACCCATCCCCTCCCCGCCCTGATGTGTGCATGGCTGACCCCGAGGGGCTCAGTTCAGAGTCTGGAAGGGTAGAGAGGCTACGAGAAAAGGAGAAGGCACAGGGGAGAGTAGGGCGCAGGGCCCCAGGCAGGGCCAAACCAGCGTCTCCTGCACGGCGTCTGGATCTTCGGGGAAAACGCTCACCTACCCCTGGTAAAGGGCCTGCAGATCGAGCATCCCGGGTTCCACCCCGACCACGCAGCACTCCAAGCCAGGTTACCCCAGCAGAGGAAAAGGATGGACACAGCCCCATGTCCAAAGGCCTAGTCAATGGACTCAAGGCAGGACCAA